A genomic stretch from Bacteroidales bacterium includes:
- the rlmD gene encoding 23S rRNA (uracil(1939)-C(5))-methyltransferase RlmD: MRNKTPQVYYNLKIIEAVSEGYSIAKTNDNLIIFVPYGAPGDIVDIQITHKRKSFKYGKIINFHSYSPDRVEPFCKYFGLCGGCKWQHLNYQAQLNFKQKQVYDALTRIGKVEFPTINPIIPSRKTQYYRNKLEFTFSDFRWMLDGEYENDENRNLNGLGFHLPGKFDRIVDIDKCYLQPDPSNAIRNFVRNYALSKNLTFYNIKNHSGLLRNLIIRQSTTDGLMVIFVAAEDNPESLFPLFDEVKRNFKEITSLLYVVNDKFNDDIFDRNVFVYSGDDHLIERMGNLNFIVGAKSFYQTNHEQAFNLYKVAREFAGLTGNEIVYDLYTGTGTIANFIAENAKKVIGIEYIEQAIIDARQNSEFNKIKNTEFFEGDMAKILTDEFIAVNGNPDVVITDPPRAGMHADVVKTLVKHRVPKLVYISCNPATQARDINMMSDTFQVKKVQPVDMFPHTHHVENVVLLELI; the protein is encoded by the coding sequence ATGAGAAATAAAACACCTCAAGTTTATTATAATTTAAAAATAATTGAAGCTGTTAGTGAAGGTTACTCTATTGCTAAAACTAATGATAATCTAATAATTTTTGTTCCTTACGGTGCTCCAGGCGATATCGTTGATATACAGATTACACATAAAAGAAAGTCATTCAAGTACGGTAAAATTATAAATTTCCACTCGTATTCTCCCGATAGAGTAGAACCTTTCTGTAAGTATTTCGGTTTATGCGGCGGATGTAAATGGCAACATTTGAATTATCAAGCACAGCTTAATTTTAAACAAAAACAAGTTTACGATGCATTAACCAGAATTGGAAAAGTCGAATTTCCTACAATTAATCCGATAATACCTTCCCGAAAAACCCAATATTACAGGAATAAATTAGAATTCACTTTCTCCGATTTCAGATGGATGTTGGATGGTGAGTATGAAAATGATGAAAATCGTAATCTTAATGGATTAGGGTTTCATCTTCCTGGAAAATTTGATAGAATTGTGGATATTGATAAGTGTTACCTTCAACCTGATCCTTCAAATGCTATTAGGAATTTTGTTAGAAATTATGCTTTAAGTAAAAATTTGACTTTTTATAATATCAAAAACCATTCCGGTTTACTTAGAAATTTAATTATCAGACAATCTACTACCGATGGATTAATGGTAATATTTGTTGCGGCTGAAGATAATCCTGAAAGTTTATTTCCGCTTTTTGATGAAGTAAAAAGAAATTTTAAAGAAATTACCTCCCTTCTATATGTTGTTAATGATAAATTTAATGACGATATTTTTGATAGAAATGTTTTTGTATATAGCGGTGATGACCATTTGATTGAAAGAATGGGAAATTTGAATTTTATTGTTGGCGCAAAATCTTTTTATCAAACAAATCATGAGCAAGCATTTAATTTATATAAAGTTGCAAGAGAATTTGCCGGTTTAACCGGTAATGAAATTGTTTATGATTTATATACAGGTACCGGTACTATTGCCAATTTTATTGCGGAAAATGCTAAGAAAGTTATCGGTATAGAATATATTGAGCAAGCAATTATTGATGCACGACAAAATTCTGAATTTAATAAAATTAAAAACACAGAATTTTTTGAAGGTGATATGGCGAAGATATTAACAGACGAATTTATTGCTGTTAATGGTAATCCTGATGTTGTGATTACTGATCCGCCAAGAGCCGGAATGCATGCGGATGTTGTAAAAACTTTAGTGAAACATAGAGTTCCTAAATTAGTTTACATTAGCTGTAATCCTGCTACTCAAGCTCGTGATATTAATATGATGTCAGATACTTTCCAAGTTAAAAAAGTACAACCGGTAGATATGTTTCCACATACACACCATGTAGAAAATGTTGTTCTTCTAGAGTTAATTTAG
- the tsaD gene encoding tRNA (adenosine(37)-N6)-threonylcarbamoyltransferase complex transferase subunit TsaD, with the protein MSVYILGIESSCDDTSAAILQDTTVLANITANQDVHRKYGGVVPELASRAHQQNIIPVIDRAFHVAKLDKKMISAIAFTRGPGLLGSLLVGVSFSKALAIGLNVPLIEVDHLKAHILAHFAQQKDTVKEVPEFPFLCLVVSGGHTQIVLVKAYNDMEIIGKTIDDAAGETFDKAAKIMNLGYPGGPIIDKLAKIGNSDAFKFAKPKVSGYDYSFSGLKTSFLYFLRDHLKNDPEFIEKNTADLCASLQKTIIDILMEKLVKAAQDTGIKNIAIAGGVSANSELRNTVNDLNIKFNWRVFIPDFEFTTDNAAMIAVAGYFKYLSNEFTDQKAKPYSRS; encoded by the coding sequence ATGAGTGTTTATATTCTTGGTATTGAATCATCGTGTGATGATACTTCGGCAGCAATTTTACAAGATACTACAGTTTTGGCAAATATCACAGCCAATCAGGACGTTCACCGAAAATATGGAGGTGTTGTTCCCGAATTAGCCTCAAGAGCTCACCAACAAAATATTATCCCCGTAATAGACCGAGCATTTCACGTCGCAAAGTTAGATAAAAAAATGATTTCTGCAATAGCTTTTACTCGCGGCCCCGGTTTACTCGGATCTTTACTCGTCGGGGTTTCTTTTTCTAAGGCTTTGGCAATCGGATTAAATGTTCCGCTTATTGAAGTAGATCATTTAAAAGCACATATTTTAGCTCATTTTGCACAGCAGAAAGATACGGTTAAGGAAGTGCCTGAATTTCCCTTTTTGTGTCTTGTTGTTTCCGGCGGACATACTCAGATTGTTCTTGTAAAGGCTTATAACGATATGGAAATAATCGGAAAAACTATTGATGATGCTGCCGGTGAAACTTTTGATAAGGCTGCCAAAATAATGAATCTGGGCTATCCCGGCGGACCAATCATTGATAAATTAGCTAAAATAGGAAATTCCGATGCATTTAAATTCGCAAAGCCAAAAGTTTCCGGTTACGATTATAGTTTCAGCGGACTAAAAACTTCTTTTCTGTATTTCCTTCGTGACCATTTAAAAAATGACCCCGAATTTATTGAGAAAAATACTGCTGATTTGTGTGCTTCGCTTCAAAAAACTATTATTGATATTTTGATGGAAAAATTGGTGAAAGCAGCTCAAGATACCGGAATTAAAAACATAGCGATCGCGGGTGGTGTTTCCGCAAATTCCGAATTAAGAAATACTGTTAATGACTTAAATATTAAGTTTAATTGGAGAGTATTTATTCCTGATTTTGAATTTACTACAGATAATGCCGCAATGATTGCTGTTGCCGGATATTTCAAATATCTTTCCAATGAATTTACCGATCAAAAAGCGAAACCATATAGTAGGAGTTAA
- a CDS encoding translocation/assembly module TamB has protein sequence MKTKKIFKIFFKTVGIIILILFFTILSTGLLLQIPFVQNFVAKISINIISKQINTEIYLEKFRFSNLNTIELTNVRINDSHNNLVMSAGYIKVKVKRISLKEKVFHLKEVIVRDYIFNHIKYENSVKSNLLMIFPVQEENNEKKKKNDKPLTILGDYIRIYNWAYKYKDYNRKDEMMHIDFNDISVVETYGEFMDVTVINDSISLEIISLSLKEEKGFDIKSFNTDLIISSSTLRCLNTAVVTNNSDFSMDLIFDYNNWNGFNDFTDSVFIIGKIRKNSLINLNDISYFTSVLAGADNPVEFAAEVYGPVNNMYINDIDLSMFDVTYYAGDVFLKDVDKGNIYLGLDIKNFITNYSDIETFKVPAFKNNVFNPKTLSLPKEIEKLGTVSLSGNFAGEFDNFKTDISAETDIGYVFADVEYNKISEQNNDFNIQLNGSRVNVGEILNITPKIQTVDITLTADGIAEKFIPQTFNLESNISRLQLEHTTLSDLQIQASKDDEQFIAHASIFNEELFLDASLNSILSVNPPIVNSSIAINHADLPKLGLMDRSVDFIVGGFINANFTGNNIDDLRAQINGTKLSITSDKETFSIGDFTLNQTSNKNWDKVVTFNSNFLDFTIEGNFFYKDLPTYFSNLLHVYLPNFVNKINKDSENIQLQAFINLKQPNIITFGVPDLDISKNTSMFINIDDSVNLSIDLYSENIRYASYNLNEVNFYSDFIDSTFNSELSVNDLYLGDVLSNASVIDISDFLLKNNLENNILYFDLTWHDTISAKGTHLKVNADISKLPVFVFNIPDESYVNILENLWNISTEGDIVIGNKYYSVDNLRIQNEKTSLYIDGTYSESVSDSLNVGFKNLDISPVNFFLPDDMQITGILNGGASISYLGNNPYFNADFNLNNIFFKEQYFGDLLFNTSWQDEISAININANLVKLQDSSKDSIIILTGNYFPLSEKGNINGNLHFNNFNFKFLEPFLNTVIVNPKGFISGDVGISNVLLSPDLNGTLNFKDAGLTVKFTEAAYTFSNSVDITPNTIIFDEFKLYDADGKHFDLSGRITHKNWQDFGLSLHTNFDKFIFLDNRMSLQNQSIYGKAVLSGIASLEGSFNDLEISANVGTDSGTEVNINLASNKTAAQHSFINFVSYDEDSVVISRQNNNHESSKFRINAIAELNPSAQLNIILPYSLGEMKINGTGNITYRQSSEGSFSVVGDYYVNSGSVKLNYQDLIQIEFSIKEGGGIIFSGDPMNAIMDIEAIYQLRASLAGISTITESESQEQRVPVDCIISFTGALSDPQINFSIELPNVDEDTKSLIFAAIDMDDQAVVAEQVFYLLLLKSFYTSNSTFTDTNLGASSLRLISSQISNWFSNISKNFDFGVNYRPGDELNPNEVEFVFKAGFFDNRVTIDGNIGVNDNTGETANASNIVGDFILEYKITRDGKLKARVFNKSNEYNLLEQNGPYTQGVGLSYYTEFDKLSDLFRKKKKKTINR, from the coding sequence TTGAAAACGAAAAAGATTTTTAAAATATTTTTCAAAACAGTTGGTATTATAATATTAATCTTGTTTTTTACTATTCTAAGTACAGGATTACTATTACAAATACCATTTGTTCAAAACTTCGTTGCAAAGATAAGCATCAATATTATTTCGAAACAAATTAATACGGAGATATATTTAGAAAAATTTCGTTTTTCAAATCTTAATACAATTGAATTAACTAACGTTCGTATTAATGATTCTCATAATAACTTAGTTATGTCTGCCGGCTACATAAAGGTTAAGGTTAAAAGAATTTCACTTAAAGAAAAGGTCTTTCATTTGAAAGAAGTTATTGTCCGTGATTACATCTTTAACCATATTAAATATGAGAATAGTGTGAAATCGAATCTATTAATGATTTTTCCCGTTCAGGAAGAAAATAATGAAAAGAAGAAGAAAAATGATAAACCCTTAACGATTCTTGGTGATTATATCAGAATTTATAATTGGGCATACAAGTATAAAGATTATAACCGTAAAGATGAGATGATGCATATTGATTTCAATGATATTTCTGTTGTTGAAACCTATGGTGAATTTATGGATGTAACGGTTATCAATGACAGCATTTCTTTAGAAATCATTAGTTTAAGCTTGAAAGAAGAAAAAGGGTTTGATATAAAATCTTTTAATACCGACTTAATCATCAGTTCCTCTACCCTTCGATGTTTAAACACTGCGGTGGTAACTAATAATTCAGATTTCAGCATGGATTTGATTTTCGATTATAATAATTGGAATGGTTTCAACGATTTCACCGATTCGGTATTTATAATAGGGAAAATCAGAAAAAACAGTTTGATAAATTTAAATGATATTAGTTATTTTACGTCAGTACTTGCCGGAGCTGATAATCCGGTAGAGTTTGCTGCGGAAGTTTACGGGCCTGTTAACAACATGTATATTAATGATATCGACTTATCAATGTTTGATGTAACATATTACGCCGGCGATGTATTTCTAAAGGATGTTGACAAAGGCAATATTTATTTGGGGTTAGATATAAAGAACTTTATTACAAATTATTCTGATATTGAAACCTTTAAAGTACCGGCATTTAAAAATAACGTATTTAATCCTAAAACACTGTCTTTACCTAAAGAAATTGAAAAACTTGGAACTGTTTCTTTATCCGGAAACTTTGCAGGAGAATTTGATAATTTTAAAACTGATATATCTGCCGAAACAGATATTGGATATGTATTTGCAGATGTTGAATACAATAAAATTTCTGAACAAAATAACGATTTTAATATTCAGTTAAACGGAAGTAGAGTAAATGTAGGAGAAATATTAAATATCACACCAAAAATTCAAACAGTTGACATAACTCTAACCGCTGATGGAATTGCCGAAAAGTTTATTCCTCAAACTTTCAACTTAGAAAGTAATATTTCAAGATTGCAACTTGAACATACAACACTTTCGGACTTACAAATTCAAGCATCAAAAGACGATGAACAATTTATAGCTCATGCATCAATTTTTAATGAAGAATTATTTTTAGACGCATCATTAAATTCAATATTAAGCGTAAATCCTCCTATTGTTAATTCTTCAATTGCAATTAATCATGCGGATTTACCTAAATTAGGTTTAATGGACAGAAGTGTTGATTTTATTGTAGGCGGCTTTATTAATGCTAACTTTACCGGTAATAATATTGATGATTTGCGAGCTCAAATAAACGGCACAAAGCTTTCAATTACATCCGATAAAGAAACATTTTCTATTGGAGATTTTACTCTTAATCAAACTTCAAACAAAAATTGGGATAAAGTTGTAACTTTCAATTCTAATTTTTTAGACTTTACTATTGAAGGTAATTTCTTTTATAAAGATTTGCCGACCTATTTTTCTAATCTTTTACATGTTTATTTACCCAATTTTGTCAACAAAATAAATAAAGATAGCGAGAATATTCAATTACAGGCATTTATCAATCTCAAACAGCCAAATATAATTACCTTCGGAGTTCCTGATTTAGATATTTCGAAAAACACGTCTATGTTTATTAACATTGATGATTCTGTTAATCTCAGTATAGACTTGTATTCGGAAAATATCAGATATGCATCTTATAATCTTAATGAAGTAAATTTTTATTCGGATTTTATTGATAGTACTTTCAATTCCGAACTATCTGTCAATGATTTATATTTAGGTGATGTATTAAGCAATGCCTCGGTTATAGATATCAGTGATTTTTTATTAAAGAATAATCTTGAAAATAATATTTTATATTTCGATTTAACCTGGCATGATACGATTTCCGCAAAAGGGACTCATCTTAAAGTAAATGCCGATATAAGTAAATTGCCTGTTTTTGTATTTAATATTCCTGATGAATCGTATGTCAATATTTTAGAAAACTTGTGGAATATTTCTACAGAAGGAGATATTGTAATTGGTAACAAATATTATTCTGTTGATAATTTACGTATCCAAAATGAAAAAACCAGTTTATACATTGACGGAACTTATTCGGAAAGTGTAAGTGACTCGCTAAATGTAGGATTTAAAAATTTGGACATCTCTCCGGTGAACTTCTTTTTACCTGATGATATGCAGATAACCGGCATATTAAACGGTGGTGCTTCTATATCGTATTTAGGTAATAATCCGTATTTTAATGCTGATTTTAACTTAAATAATATATTTTTCAAAGAACAATATTTCGGCGATTTACTTTTTAACACAAGTTGGCAGGATGAAATTAGTGCAATAAATATTAACGCTAATCTGGTTAAGCTTCAGGATAGTTCCAAAGATTCGATAATAATTTTAACCGGTAATTATTTTCCCTTAAGCGAAAAAGGTAATATTAATGGAAATTTACATTTCAACAATTTTAATTTCAAATTTTTAGAACCATTTCTAAATACTGTCATTGTCAATCCTAAAGGATTCATAAGTGGAGATGTAGGTATAAGTAATGTACTATTATCACCAGACTTGAACGGAACTTTAAATTTCAAAGATGCAGGATTAACCGTTAAATTTACAGAAGCTGCATACACATTTTCAAACTCTGTCGATATCACTCCCAATACAATAATTTTTGATGAGTTTAAACTATATGATGCGGATGGAAAGCACTTTGATTTATCAGGCCGGATCACACATAAAAACTGGCAAGATTTCGGTTTATCATTGCATACAAATTTTGATAAATTTATTTTTCTTGATAACCGCATGAGTTTGCAAAATCAATCTATATACGGTAAAGCTGTATTATCGGGAATAGCTTCATTAGAAGGTAGTTTCAACGATTTAGAAATATCTGCAAATGTAGGTACGGATTCCGGGACAGAGGTAAATATCAATTTGGCGTCTAACAAAACAGCAGCACAACATTCATTCATTAATTTTGTAAGTTATGACGAAGATTCCGTCGTAATTTCCCGTCAAAATAATAATCATGAATCAAGTAAATTCAGAATAAATGCGATAGCGGAACTTAATCCGAGTGCTCAACTTAATATTATACTCCCATACTCATTAGGTGAAATGAAAATTAACGGAACAGGTAACATTACATACAGACAGTCGAGTGAAGGCTCATTTAGTGTTGTCGGAGACTATTATGTTAATTCGGGAAGTGTTAAGTTGAATTATCAAGACCTAATACAGATAGAATTTTCAATAAAGGAGGGCGGTGGAATTATATTTAGCGGAGATCCTATGAATGCCATCATGGATATTGAAGCTATTTATCAACTGCGTGCGTCGTTAGCAGGAATTTCAACTATCACCGAATCAGAAAGTCAGGAGCAAAGAGTTCCGGTAGATTGTATAATTAGCTTCACAGGTGCACTTTCAGATCCGCAAATAAATTTCAGTATAGAATTACCAAATGTTGATGAGGACACAAAATCTTTAATTTTTGCTGCAATTGATATGGATGACCAAGCAGTTGTTGCCGAGCAGGTTTTCTATTTGTTGTTACTTAAATCTTTTTACACAAGTAATAGCACTTTTACCGATACTAATCTTGGAGCCAGCTCATTACGACTTATTTCAAGTCAGATATCAAATTGGTTTTCAAATATCAGCAAAAATTTTGATTTTGGAGTAAATTATAGACCTGGTGATGAATTAAATCCTAATGAAGTTGAGTTTGTTTTTAAGGCAGGGTTTTTTGACAATAGAGTAACAATAGACGGTAATATTGGTGTAAATGACAATACCGGGGAAACTGCTAATGCGAGTAATATTGTAGGTGATTTTATATTGGAGTATAAAATTACAAGAGACGGTAAACTCAAGGCAAGAGTGTTCAACAAATCTAATGAATATAATTTACTTGAACAGAACGGACCATATACACAAGGTGTCGGTTTATCATATTACACTGAGTTCGATAAATTATCAGATTTATTTAGGAAAAAGAAGAAAAAAACTATTAATAGATAA
- a CDS encoding CoA-binding protein: MNKLTLVIGANTRTNSYANMAVSRLLQNNIDVIALGINQGKIENIEITTEFPKDKNIDTVTLYINPKRQEEYYEKIIGLKPKRVIFNPGTENPEFKNLLIKNNISVLEQCTLVMLSLGEY, translated from the coding sequence ATGAATAAACTTACTTTAGTTATTGGAGCTAATACGCGTACCAATAGTTATGCAAATATGGCGGTGTCACGGCTACTTCAGAACAATATAGATGTTATTGCTTTAGGGATAAACCAGGGTAAAATTGAAAATATTGAAATTACCACTGAATTTCCAAAAGATAAGAATATTGATACGGTAACTCTATATATTAATCCAAAAAGACAGGAAGAATATTATGAAAAAATTATTGGTTTAAAACCAAAAAGAGTTATTTTTAATCCTGGAACTGAAAATCCTGAGTTTAAGAATTTGTTAATCAAGAATAATATCAGTGTTCTTGAACAGTGTACATTGGTAATGTTGAGTTTAGGAGAATATTAG
- a CDS encoding NAD(P)H-dependent oxidoreductase, which produces MTTIIFAHPWHRSFNKAILDTVIEALSEEYTEYQIIDLHKDNFNPVLSEEELIIFNEGKYIDPLVKKYQDMILMSNDLIFIFPDWWSSMPAILKGFFDKVFLKGFAYDDSNNSWKPLLKIPKSMVITTSGQPTENISKFGDVYNDMIFNILTSVGIENTLWMNCGLVSIPGTDRKVFLEKVNQCVKTR; this is translated from the coding sequence ATGACAACAATAATTTTTGCACATCCATGGCACAGAAGTTTTAACAAAGCTATTTTAGATACAGTAATCGAAGCATTATCCGAAGAATACACAGAATATCAGATTATTGATTTACATAAAGACAACTTCAATCCGGTTTTATCCGAAGAAGAACTTATAATATTTAACGAAGGTAAGTATATAGATCCTCTGGTAAAAAAATACCAAGACATGATATTAATGAGTAATGATTTGATATTTATTTTTCCCGACTGGTGGTCTAGTATGCCGGCAATTTTAAAGGGATTTTTTGATAAAGTTTTTTTGAAGGGTTTTGCGTACGATGATTCTAATAATTCATGGAAACCATTATTGAAAATTCCGAAATCAATGGTTATAACAACATCTGGGCAACCGACAGAAAATATTTCGAAATTCGGTGATGTTTATAATGATATGATATTTAACATACTTACGTCTGTTGGTATAGAAAACACATTGTGGATGAATTGCGGATTGGTTTCTATTCCAGGTACAGATAGAAAAGTCTTTTTGGAAAAAGTAAATCAATGTGTTAAAACTAGATAG
- a CDS encoding flavodoxin family protein — protein sequence MKVVAINGSPKQNGNTYTTLNEIGKTVINENIDFEIIHIGAKDIKGCMGCGKCYKNKDEKCVINTDILNDLLPVIKEADGIILGSPVYYSGIAGTMKCFLDRMFYTSDSNGNWFRHKIGASVVVARRSGGTMAFNALNHYLQISEMIIPSSNYWNIVHGAKPGEVLQDEEGIQTMHVLGKNIAWLLQSINNYELKNIKPEKEQKIKTNFIR from the coding sequence ATGAAAGTAGTAGCTATTAATGGTAGTCCTAAACAAAACGGTAATACTTATACGACCTTGAATGAGATTGGAAAAACAGTAATTAATGAGAATATTGATTTTGAGATAATTCATATAGGAGCAAAAGATATCAAAGGATGTATGGGATGTGGAAAATGCTATAAAAATAAGGATGAAAAATGTGTAATTAATACTGATATTTTAAATGACCTTTTACCTGTAATCAAAGAAGCCGACGGTATTATTTTAGGTTCTCCTGTTTATTATTCCGGAATTGCAGGTACAATGAAATGTTTCCTTGATAGAATGTTTTATACATCCGACTCAAATGGTAATTGGTTCAGGCACAAAATTGGCGCGTCTGTCGTTGTGGCTCGACGTTCAGGAGGTACAATGGCATTCAATGCTCTTAATCATTATCTTCAAATTTCTGAAATGATAATCCCATCATCAAATTATTGGAACATTGTTCATGGCGCAAAACCCGGTGAAGTTCTTCAAGACGAAGAGGGAATACAAACTATGCATGTTCTTGGTAAAAATATTGCATGGTTGCTACAATCAATTAATAACTATGAATTGAAAAATATCAAACCTGAAAAAGAACAAAAAATTAAGACTAATTTTATTAGATAA
- a CDS encoding DUF763 domain-containing protein encodes MKRGKADLPLHYGVVPQWLAQRMSLLGGAIVEAIIIEYGRDAFLQRISDPFWFQSLGCVLGMDWHSSGITTSVMNALKKSVNKKSAELGIYICGGRGKSSRQTPVELMDVAYKTGLNGDDLVYNSKLSAKVDNTAVQDGFQLYLHSFIVTKDGEWAIVQQGMNVDMKLARRYHWLSSALESFTEEPHTSVCGNNQGSILNLTDKAATLTKSKIIELTKENPNKLMRDISLILPNHHEVQAKDVNLKRLGATLILMHETNVNDIESLLLLKNVGPRTIQAMTLVSEVIHGTPSRFSDPARFSFAHGGKDGHPFPVPLKVYDETIDIFDKAIHKSKLGDKDQSEALKNLSRLSKSIEKTYSPNNFFDDFVEYERNESYKYRGKTVFGNAKKPKGDQGTQLKLF; translated from the coding sequence ATGAAGCGAGGAAAGGCTGATTTACCTTTACATTATGGGGTTGTACCTCAATGGCTTGCTCAGAGAATGAGTTTGCTTGGTGGTGCAATTGTTGAAGCAATTATTATTGAATACGGAAGAGATGCTTTTCTTCAGCGAATAAGTGATCCGTTTTGGTTTCAATCGCTTGGTTGTGTACTTGGCATGGATTGGCATTCATCAGGAATTACTACTTCAGTAATGAATGCATTGAAAAAATCAGTAAATAAGAAATCTGCCGAGCTTGGAATTTATATTTGCGGGGGAAGAGGAAAGTCATCTAGACAAACACCTGTTGAATTAATGGATGTAGCTTATAAAACAGGTTTAAACGGCGATGATTTGGTTTACAATAGTAAATTATCTGCTAAAGTAGATAATACGGCCGTTCAAGATGGATTTCAACTTTATCTTCACTCATTTATTGTTACAAAAGACGGCGAATGGGCGATTGTTCAACAAGGAATGAATGTAGATATGAAACTTGCAAGAAGGTATCATTGGCTTTCTTCTGCTTTGGAATCTTTTACAGAAGAACCCCATACTTCGGTTTGTGGAAACAACCAAGGATCAATTTTAAATCTTACGGATAAAGCAGCTACACTTACTAAGTCTAAAATAATTGAACTTACAAAAGAAAATCCAAACAAGTTAATGCGTGATATTTCATTGATATTACCTAATCATCACGAAGTGCAAGCAAAAGATGTTAACTTAAAGCGACTCGGCGCGACATTAATATTAATGCACGAAACTAATGTAAATGACATTGAATCACTATTGTTGTTAAAAAATGTCGGGCCTAGAACAATTCAAGCTATGACTTTAGTTAGTGAAGTTATTCATGGTACACCTTCCAGATTTTCAGATCCGGCACGTTTTTCATTTGCACATGGTGGAAAAGATGGTCATCCTTTTCCTGTCCCATTAAAAGTTTATGATGAAACAATTGATATTTTCGATAAAGCAATTCATAAATCCAAGTTAGGTGATAAAGATCAATCTGAAGCTTTAAAAAATTTGTCTCGACTTTCTAAGTCCATAGAAAAAACTTATTCCCCAAATAATTTTTTTGATGATTTTGTTGAATATGAACGTAATGAATCATATAAATATCGTGGAAAGACTGTTTTCGGCAATGCAAAAAAACCGAAGGGTGATCAGGGAACTCAGTTGAAATTGTTTTAA